A region of Salvelinus namaycush isolate Seneca chromosome 9, SaNama_1.0, whole genome shotgun sequence DNA encodes the following proteins:
- the LOC120053721 gene encoding small integral membrane protein 7 gives MIGDLLIFGTLLMNAGAVLNFKLKRKETHGGFGDEPRGPTTGDNIREFLLSLRYFRIFIALWNIFMMFCMILLFGS, from the exons ATGATCGGGGATCTCTTGATATTCGG GACCTTACTCATGAATGCTGGTGCTGTGTTAAACTTCAAACT aaagagaaaggagacacATGGAGGATTTGGAGATGAACCTCGTGGACCAACTACAG GTGACAACATCAGGGAGTTCCTCCTGAGTCTACGTTACTTCCGGATCTTCATTGCTTTATGGAACATCTTCATGATGTTTTGCATGATTCT ATTGTTTGGATCATGA